One Bacillus solimangrovi genomic window carries:
- the perR gene encoding peroxide-responsive transcriptional repressor PerR, whose translation MAVTEKHIEEAMGILKESGVRITPQRHAILEFLVESMSHPTADEIYKALEGKFPNMSVATVYNNLRVFKEVGLVSELTYGDSSSRFDCNTSSHYHVICEKCGKIVDFHYPGLNEVETLAQQVAGFEVSHHRMEIYGTCPSCKKTTEH comes from the coding sequence ATGGCGGTGACAGAGAAACATATTGAAGAGGCAATGGGAATATTAAAAGAATCGGGCGTAAGGATCACACCGCAACGTCATGCGATATTGGAATTCCTCGTTGAATCAATGTCACATCCTACTGCGGACGAAATTTATAAAGCACTCGAAGGAAAGTTTCCGAATATGAGTGTTGCAACAGTTTACAATAACTTACGTGTGTTTAAGGAAGTCGGGCTAGTGAGTGAGTTAACCTACGGAGACTCATCAAGTAGATTTGACTGTAATACTAGTTCTCATTACCATGTCATTTGTGAAAAATGTGGGAAGATTGTAGACTTTCATTATCCTGGACTTAATGAAGTTGAAACACTTGCTCAACAAGTTGCAGGTTTCGAAGTAAGTCATCATCGTATGGAGATTTACGGAACTTGTCCTAGTTGTAAGAAAACAACTGAACATTAA
- a CDS encoding YgzB family protein, with translation MGLKYSNKINKIRSFALSLIFIGFAIMYVGIFFKENMWLMTAFIILGLLAIVASTVVYFWIGMLSTKTVQVRCPSCSKVTKILGRVDLCMHCNEPLTLDPNLEGQEFNEDYNKKKKL, from the coding sequence ATGGGCTTAAAATATTCAAATAAAATAAATAAAATCCGTTCATTTGCACTCTCTTTAATATTTATTGGGTTCGCAATTATGTACGTCGGTATATTTTTCAAAGAAAACATGTGGTTAATGACTGCATTTATTATTTTAGGACTTCTAGCAATCGTTGCAAGTACTGTCGTTTACTTTTGGATTGGTATGTTATCGACAAAAACCGTTCAAGTTCGATGTCCTTCCTGTAGTAAAGTAACAAAAATACTTGGTCGTGTCGATTTATGTATGCATTGTAATGAACCACTTACACTTGATCCTAACTTAGAAGGCCAAGAGTTCAATGAAGATTATAACAAAAAAAAGAAGCTGTAG
- a CDS encoding nucleotidyltransferase-like protein, with the protein MESMLRSIYQERASRKETSAVLLLEKDAFRGSRTDYFDEVLVVIVNKADVSWFVKHYEYEEKKAAMHVVTEQQLREWILSGPNRRIVQWVLNSKVIFERNEFIENLREELREFPIKFREKKMNLEFAKLLRSYSIGRDLYESKEYFDAYNQMVRSLHHLARLAVMEQGFLPEVTVWNQVKQISPEIYMLYKELVESSEALEKRVELLLIASGFAISARTEKGSCHFLKILQTSDKSWTFGELMKHPEIEDYALDLAVLIEHLVEKGYVQIVKESTKGGTIYHRTYRYKEGL; encoded by the coding sequence ATGGAAAGTATGTTGCGTTCTATCTACCAAGAACGAGCTAGCCGTAAGGAGACTTCAGCAGTATTATTATTAGAAAAGGATGCGTTTCGTGGTTCACGAACGGATTATTTCGATGAAGTATTAGTAGTTATTGTGAATAAAGCAGACGTAAGTTGGTTCGTTAAGCATTATGAATACGAAGAGAAAAAAGCTGCAATGCATGTTGTAACGGAACAACAATTAAGAGAATGGATATTAAGTGGACCTAATCGCCGAATCGTTCAGTGGGTTCTTAATAGTAAGGTGATCTTTGAACGTAATGAATTTATAGAAAATCTACGAGAAGAGCTTAGAGAGTTTCCTATTAAGTTTCGAGAAAAGAAAATGAATTTAGAATTTGCTAAGCTATTGCGTAGTTATTCGATTGGTAGAGATTTATATGAATCCAAAGAGTATTTTGATGCATATAATCAAATGGTGCGTAGTTTACATCATCTTGCACGCCTTGCTGTAATGGAACAAGGATTTCTTCCAGAAGTAACAGTGTGGAATCAAGTAAAACAAATATCACCAGAAATATATATGCTTTACAAGGAATTAGTTGAAAGCAGCGAAGCACTTGAGAAGCGTGTTGAACTACTTCTTATTGCGAGCGGTTTTGCAATTAGTGCAAGAACAGAAAAAGGTAGTTGTCATTTTCTTAAAATATTGCAAACAAGTGATAAGTCTTGGACATTTGGAGAGCTAATGAAACATCCAGAAATAGAGGATTACGCATTAGATTTAGCAGTTCTAATTGAACACTTGGTTGAAAAAGGTTATGTACAAATAGTAAAAGAATCTACTAAGGGAGGAACCATTTATCAT